In one window of Fictibacillus phosphorivorans DNA:
- a CDS encoding competence type IV pilus minor pilin ComGF, which translates to MNTKLVYRSEVLTKKSIKLVRVHSRVTFKNNGYTLVESMIALGVLIVTSFVITLLFTHLQKQPQSVQSEETALFFSMIGKEIREAATVEVRNNALFILLPTGEMVSFTRYHSLIRKQVNGLGHEVWVQNIQDMKVEEIENQHVYVTLTDQDGKQARRSYRRIHHE; encoded by the coding sequence ATGAATACGAAACTTGTATATCGTTCAGAGGTTCTAACCAAAAAGAGTATAAAACTTGTGCGAGTTCATTCTAGAGTCACCTTCAAAAATAACGGGTACACGCTCGTAGAATCAATGATTGCTCTAGGGGTGTTGATCGTAACGTCGTTCGTGATCACCCTATTGTTTACGCATCTACAAAAACAACCACAATCTGTTCAGTCTGAAGAAACAGCATTGTTTTTTTCTATGATCGGCAAAGAAATAAGAGAAGCAGCGACTGTTGAGGTAAGAAACAATGCTTTATTCATTTTATTACCTACCGGTGAAATGGTCAGTTTCACACGTTATCATTCTCTGATACGAAAACAAGTTAACGGATTAGGTCATGAAGTTTGGGTTCAAAATATTCAGGATATGAAAGTAGAAGAAATTGAGAATCAACATGTTTATGTCACGCTGACCGATCAGGATGGAAAACAAGCTCGTCGTAGTTATAGGAGGATCCATCATGAATGA
- the gcvPA gene encoding aminomethyl-transferring glycine dehydrogenase subunit GcvPA, whose amino-acid sequence MTFRYLPMTDQDKKEMLETIGIETTEDLFQDIPEEVRFKGRLQIEEALSEPQLVKEMGRLAALNKNTKDHASFLGAGVYDHYTPSIVNHMLLRSEFYTAYTPYQPEISQGELQAIFEFQTMICELTGMDVANSSMYDGGTALAEAGLLSAAQTRRKKIVVSKSVHPESRAVLHTYAKGQHLEVVEVDTENGLTSVDSLRAEVDEETACVIVQYPNFFGQIEPLKEIEEIVHNVKGMFVVSSNPLALGALTPPGKFGADIVVGDAQPFGIAQGFGGPHCGYFAVTTKLMRKVPGRLVGQTVDEDGKRGFVLTLQAREQHIRRDKATSNICSNQALNALAASIAMTALGKQGVKEVAHQNIQKAHYAKKVLEEKGFKTAFTGPFFNEFVIELKCTAKEVNAKLLESGIIGGYDLGLSYSELKNHMLLAVTEMRTKEEIDQLANVLEGLACVQNISH is encoded by the coding sequence ATGACGTTCCGCTATTTGCCGATGACTGATCAAGACAAAAAGGAAATGCTTGAAACGATTGGAATTGAAACGACAGAAGATCTTTTTCAGGATATTCCGGAAGAAGTTCGATTTAAAGGACGCTTACAGATCGAGGAAGCTTTGTCAGAACCACAACTAGTTAAAGAGATGGGCCGCTTAGCAGCATTAAACAAAAATACAAAAGATCATGCTTCGTTCTTAGGAGCAGGTGTTTATGATCATTACACACCATCGATCGTTAATCATATGCTACTTCGTTCAGAGTTCTACACAGCTTACACACCTTATCAGCCTGAGATTTCTCAAGGTGAACTTCAAGCGATCTTTGAATTCCAAACGATGATCTGTGAGCTAACAGGCATGGATGTTGCAAACTCTTCTATGTACGATGGCGGAACAGCACTTGCTGAGGCTGGATTATTATCAGCAGCTCAAACGCGCAGAAAGAAAATTGTTGTATCAAAGTCCGTACACCCAGAATCTCGTGCCGTTTTGCACACGTATGCTAAAGGACAGCATCTTGAAGTCGTTGAAGTAGACACGGAAAACGGTTTGACATCTGTGGATTCATTGCGTGCTGAAGTGGATGAAGAGACAGCTTGTGTGATCGTTCAATATCCTAACTTCTTCGGTCAGATCGAGCCTTTAAAAGAAATAGAAGAGATCGTGCATAACGTTAAAGGAATGTTCGTAGTTTCTTCGAATCCTTTAGCACTTGGTGCACTGACTCCTCCAGGCAAGTTTGGTGCGGATATCGTTGTAGGTGATGCTCAGCCGTTTGGGATCGCACAAGGATTTGGCGGACCACACTGTGGATATTTTGCCGTAACAACAAAATTAATGCGTAAAGTTCCCGGCCGTTTAGTAGGTCAAACAGTTGATGAAGACGGAAAGCGCGGATTCGTTCTTACTCTCCAAGCAAGAGAGCAGCATATAAGACGTGATAAAGCGACTAGTAACATCTGTTCAAACCAAGCGCTTAACGCACTTGCAGCTTCCATTGCTATGACGGCACTTGGAAAACAAGGTGTGAAAGAAGTAGCGCACCAAAATATACAAAAAGCTCACTATGCGAAAAAAGTTCTTGAAGAAAAAGGATTCAAAACAGCTTTCACAGGACCTTTTTTTAACGAGTTTGTTATTGAGTTAAAATGTACAGCTAAAGAAGTAAATGCAAAATTATTAGAATCTGGTATCATCGGCGGTTACGATTTGGGTCTTTCGTATTCAGAACTTAAGAACCATATGCTTTTAGCGGTTACGGAAATGAGAACAAAAGAAGAGATCGATCAGCTTGCAAATGTATTGGAGGGATTAGCATGCGTACAGAACATCAGTCATTAA
- the comGC gene encoding competence type IV pilus major pilin ComGC, with protein sequence MKNEKGFTLIEMMIVLLIISVLMLIALPSMTKNNSLVKSLGCEATIDLVQGQVGAYEAEKNTLPTIEELKDGGYIDTVTCPDKKPLLIDSKGVVSVSDDE encoded by the coding sequence ATGAAAAATGAAAAAGGATTCACATTAATTGAAATGATGATCGTTCTGTTGATCATCTCTGTGTTGATGCTTATCGCTCTGCCGAGTATGACGAAGAACAATAGTCTTGTAAAATCGTTAGGTTGTGAAGCGACCATTGATCTTGTGCAGGGACAAGTGGGAGCATATGAGGCAGAAAAAAACACGCTTCCTACGATAGAAGAACTAAAAGATGGCGGATATATTGATACGGTAACATGTCCTGACAAAAAGCCTTTGCTGATCGATAGTAAAGGAGTTGTTTCAGTGAGCGATGACGAGTGA
- a CDS encoding YqzE family protein, whose protein sequence is MAAGSDVIKFLTQRVVKYLDEPKSVRKERRITKKNEREPLLTYLFGVVPMGLGLVFRRKKKK, encoded by the coding sequence ATGGCCGCAGGATCAGATGTTATCAAGTTTCTCACACAGAGAGTCGTTAAATATTTGGATGAGCCAAAATCAGTAAGAAAGGAAAGGCGTATCACAAAAAAGAATGAGCGAGAGCCTTTACTTACTTATCTATTTGGGGTAGTTCCGATGGGACTTGGTCTAGTGTTCCGAAGAAAGAAAAAGAAATAA
- the comGD gene encoding competence type IV pilus minor pilin ComGD, whose translation MNEELENIKKRQSGFSLIEMMIVLLIIATISAVAYPSYDRFRKNRETEYFIRTFQKDIVHMQQKAVNENRIYNLSIDNEKHIYEVRGNGSKEPVKKNFPKHIWFESYSMLLSVQFNQNGNISRAGTLYIHSATASYKMVFQLGKGKFYVAKQ comes from the coding sequence GTGAACGAAGAGTTAGAGAATATAAAGAAAAGACAATCAGGCTTTAGTTTGATTGAGATGATGATTGTACTTTTGATCATTGCCACGATCAGTGCTGTTGCGTACCCTTCGTATGATCGTTTTAGAAAGAATCGGGAGACTGAATATTTTATTCGGACATTTCAAAAAGACATCGTTCACATGCAGCAGAAAGCAGTGAATGAAAACCGGATCTATAACTTATCGATTGATAATGAAAAACATATATACGAAGTGCGAGGGAACGGAAGTAAAGAACCTGTAAAAAAGAATTTTCCAAAGCATATCTGGTTTGAGAGCTATTCGATGTTATTATCTGTTCAATTTAATCAGAATGGTAATATCAGTCGTGCTGGGACTCTTTATATACATTCTGCTACTGCTTCGTATAAGATGGTGTTTCAACTTGGCAAAGGTAAATTTTATGTTGCAAAACAATAA
- the comGB gene encoding competence type IV pilus assembly protein ComGB, with protein sequence MRRRDWKRASQGTFLYKLGFLLDQGYTINKSIELVRSQLPEKRREVADNMLEILASGHSVIDIFSPLQLPNEIVSSLSINSANGNLTKSLMENGTFLKKKADWRARLNKAIRYPLFLLFLTIWIGIVFYQFLFPQFSILFSSLDVKTPLFTTWMLTCLGIMPLIGGCFLASGITLWIVMVIMRKKAKPSTQMDLFMRIPILKQFLMLMNTHFFSVNFGSMLQSGLSLSDALLVMEKHLNKGFYKEESQRLQKGLLNGDELTELLLAKSYFTTELAEIVRFGLAHGELGRELISYGEWIFKELEEKIYSSLQKIQPILFAGIGVFVLLMFASMLLPMFKLMEAL encoded by the coding sequence GTGAGAAGAAGGGACTGGAAACGGGCTTCTCAAGGGACATTTCTTTATAAGCTTGGTTTTTTGTTAGATCAAGGCTATACCATAAATAAGAGCATTGAACTAGTCCGGTCACAGCTACCAGAAAAACGGCGAGAAGTAGCAGATAACATGCTTGAGATCCTAGCTTCAGGTCATTCAGTTATCGATATTTTTTCTCCTTTACAACTGCCAAATGAAATAGTAAGTTCTTTATCGATAAACAGTGCGAATGGCAACTTAACAAAAAGTCTTATGGAGAATGGAACTTTTCTGAAGAAAAAAGCGGATTGGCGTGCGCGTTTGAATAAAGCCATAAGATATCCTCTCTTTTTGCTATTCCTCACTATTTGGATTGGGATCGTATTTTATCAATTCTTATTTCCTCAGTTTTCTATCCTATTTTCATCATTAGATGTTAAAACCCCTTTGTTTACTACATGGATGCTAACTTGTTTAGGAATCATGCCACTCATTGGGGGGTGTTTCCTCGCTTCAGGCATTACATTATGGATCGTTATGGTCATTATGAGAAAGAAAGCCAAGCCTTCTACTCAGATGGACCTATTCATGAGAATCCCCATCTTAAAACAATTTCTTATGTTGATGAACACGCACTTTTTTAGTGTGAATTTCGGCTCGATGCTGCAAAGTGGTTTATCTTTATCTGATGCTCTTCTTGTTATGGAAAAACATTTAAACAAAGGTTTTTATAAGGAGGAAAGTCAGAGGCTTCAGAAAGGTCTCTTAAATGGAGACGAACTAACTGAACTTTTACTAGCAAAATCATATTTCACAACTGAATTAGCTGAGATTGTTCGCTTTGGTTTAGCGCATGGAGAACTCGGCAGAGAGTTAATTTCTTATGGTGAGTGGATCTTTAAGGAGTTAGAAGAAAAGATCTATTCATCTCTGCAAAAAATTCAACCCATCCTGTTTGCAGGGATCGGAGTGTTTGTATTATTAATGTTTGCCTCTATGTTATTGCCTATGTTTAAACTTATGGAGGCATTATAA
- a CDS encoding YqhG family protein, with translation MQQHEIHRFLERYFDANECRIQEKNFSYMKVQLTTELDKVLMNRPFYWHYLEKTGGTPNPMTLTLVTGQQQAPDGKGEFIHFGSPRLHQIFGSTKKLASFIRLYESVPQQGAQVPLQPWLCLNVKVTYQCDQKKDQVLSYGIQLINGTIEDQFHQRLQKMLLTKRIPDFCYTLSPFIKPQSAIKRLENKIQEVIDRDDHTWAEDAKKRWNEDLELLESFYEDSLTKPEAYHIEKEALRTQYEPQIIVEIINGGLFYLA, from the coding sequence ATGCAGCAGCACGAGATACATCGCTTTCTTGAGCGCTATTTTGACGCAAACGAATGCAGGATTCAAGAAAAAAACTTTAGTTATATGAAAGTTCAACTGACTACTGAACTAGATAAAGTTTTAATGAATCGCCCGTTCTACTGGCACTATCTCGAAAAAACGGGAGGAACCCCGAATCCGATGACGTTGACTTTAGTAACGGGGCAACAACAAGCTCCTGATGGAAAAGGTGAATTTATTCACTTTGGTTCACCACGACTTCATCAGATCTTTGGGTCGACCAAGAAGCTTGCCTCTTTCATTCGACTTTATGAATCTGTTCCACAGCAAGGAGCCCAAGTACCACTGCAACCTTGGCTTTGTTTAAATGTTAAAGTCACGTATCAGTGTGATCAAAAGAAAGATCAAGTCCTTTCATATGGGATACAACTGATCAACGGGACGATAGAAGATCAATTTCATCAACGTCTTCAAAAAATGCTTTTAACGAAGCGAATACCTGATTTTTGTTATACCCTCTCTCCTTTTATTAAGCCTCAGAGTGCGATAAAAAGATTGGAAAATAAAATACAGGAAGTCATCGATAGAGACGACCACACGTGGGCCGAGGATGCTAAAAAGAGATGGAATGAAGATCTTGAGTTATTAGAAAGTTTTTATGAAGATTCACTAACGAAACCAGAAGCCTATCACATTGAAAAAGAAGCACTTCGTACTCAATATGAACCACAGATTATTGTGGAGATCATAAATGGCGGACTATTCTATCTGGCATAA
- the gcvPB gene encoding aminomethyl-transferring glycine dehydrogenase subunit GcvPB codes for MRTEHQSLIFELSKPGRVGYSIPELDVPEINVESIIPSDYLRTEEPDLPEVSELQIVRHYTALSNRNHGVDSGFYPLGSCTMKYNPKINEDVARFPGFAHIHPLQDEETVQGAMEMMYRLQTSLAEITGMDEVTLQPAAGAHGEWTGLMMIRAYHEANGDFNRTKVIVPDSAHGTNPASATVAGFESITVKSDERGLVDLEDLKRVVDQDVAALMLTNPNTLGLFEEHILEMAKIVHEAGGKLYYDGANANAILGFARPGDMGFDVVHLNLHKTFTGPHGGGGPGSGPVGVKADLIPFLPKPVLVKEDDLYKFEYDRPQSIGRVKPFYGNFGINVRAFTYIMTMGPDGLHQVSENAVLNANYMMRRLEPHFDLPFTQHCKHEFVLSGRRQKKLGVRTLDIAKRLLDFGYHPPTIYFPLSVEEAIMIEPTETESKETLDEFIEKMIQISKEAEETPELVQEAPHTTVVKRLDEATAARKPILKYTKQV; via the coding sequence ATGCGTACAGAACATCAGTCATTAATTTTTGAATTGTCTAAACCAGGTCGAGTAGGATACAGCATTCCTGAACTTGACGTTCCAGAGATTAACGTAGAATCAATTATACCTTCCGATTATTTGCGTACAGAAGAGCCGGATCTACCTGAAGTATCAGAACTTCAGATCGTTCGTCACTATACAGCGTTATCGAATCGAAACCATGGTGTGGATTCTGGTTTCTATCCACTAGGTTCATGTACGATGAAATACAATCCGAAGATTAATGAAGATGTCGCACGATTCCCTGGCTTTGCACATATCCACCCTCTTCAAGATGAAGAGACGGTTCAAGGTGCGATGGAGATGATGTACCGCTTGCAAACATCACTTGCTGAGATCACAGGTATGGATGAAGTTACGCTTCAACCAGCTGCTGGTGCACATGGTGAATGGACAGGACTTATGATGATCCGTGCCTACCATGAAGCAAATGGTGACTTCAATCGTACTAAGGTAATCGTTCCTGATTCAGCACACGGAACGAACCCTGCGTCTGCAACGGTTGCAGGTTTTGAATCGATCACAGTGAAATCTGATGAGCGTGGTCTCGTTGATCTTGAAGATTTGAAGCGAGTGGTCGATCAAGATGTGGCGGCGCTTATGCTTACAAATCCGAATACCCTTGGTCTTTTTGAAGAGCATATTCTAGAAATGGCAAAGATCGTCCATGAAGCTGGTGGGAAGCTATACTATGATGGAGCGAACGCAAATGCGATATTAGGATTTGCGCGACCTGGAGACATGGGGTTTGACGTTGTTCACTTGAATCTTCATAAAACATTTACTGGCCCTCACGGTGGTGGTGGACCTGGATCTGGACCAGTTGGAGTTAAAGCAGACCTGATTCCTTTCTTGCCAAAACCAGTTCTCGTTAAAGAGGACGATCTTTATAAGTTTGAATATGATCGCCCGCAATCAATCGGACGCGTGAAGCCTTTTTACGGTAACTTCGGTATAAATGTACGTGCGTTTACGTACATCATGACGATGGGGCCAGACGGATTACATCAAGTTTCAGAGAACGCCGTGTTAAACGCGAACTATATGATGCGCCGACTTGAGCCTCATTTCGATCTTCCGTTTACACAACACTGTAAACATGAGTTCGTATTATCAGGACGTCGTCAAAAGAAACTTGGCGTGAGAACACTTGATATCGCAAAACGTCTCTTAGACTTTGGCTATCACCCGCCAACGATCTACTTCCCGTTAAGTGTCGAAGAAGCGATCATGATCGAGCCGACAGAAACGGAATCAAAAGAAACCCTCGATGAATTTATCGAGAAGATGATTCAGATTTCAAAGGAAGCTGAAGAGACACCTGAATTGGTTCAAGAAGCTCCTCATACTACTGTTGTTAAACGACTGGATGAAGCAACAGCTGCCAGAAAGCCAATCTTAAAATATACAAAACAAGTTTAA
- the gcvT gene encoding glycine cleavage system aminomethyltransferase GcvT, translating into MATLLRTPLFETYKEHGGKVIDFGGWELPVQFSSIKEEHEAVRTKAGLFDVSHMGEFDVRGPNALSFLQYTMTNDVSKLQNGQAQYTAMCYENGGTVDDLLIYKRDENDYLLVVNASNIEKDFEWLMSKKPEGVELVNVSPEYAQLAIQGPKAEEILQKLTDTNLSEIGFFRFKEDVSLAGISALVSRTGYTGEDGFEIYLKTEHAEKLWRSVLEAGVEDGLLPAGLGARDTLRFEAKLALYGQELTKEITPIEAGIGFAVKTDKEADFIGKEILADQKKNGAPRKLVGIEMIDKGIPRSHYEVFKGDVKIGEVTTGTQSPTLKKNLGLALLEKDFTELGTEVEVQIRQKRLKAKVVASPFYKRGK; encoded by the coding sequence ATGGCTACATTGTTACGAACACCGTTATTTGAGACTTACAAAGAACACGGTGGAAAAGTAATTGATTTTGGCGGTTGGGAGTTGCCTGTTCAGTTCTCAAGTATTAAAGAGGAACACGAAGCGGTCAGGACGAAAGCGGGTCTATTCGATGTCTCTCACATGGGAGAATTTGATGTTAGAGGACCGAATGCTCTATCGTTTCTGCAATATACGATGACCAATGATGTTTCGAAACTTCAAAACGGTCAAGCGCAATATACAGCTATGTGCTATGAAAACGGTGGTACAGTAGATGATCTTTTAATCTATAAAAGAGATGAAAACGATTACTTACTCGTTGTGAATGCCTCAAATATTGAAAAAGATTTCGAATGGCTTATGAGCAAAAAGCCTGAAGGTGTAGAACTTGTGAACGTATCTCCTGAATATGCGCAGCTCGCGATTCAAGGACCAAAAGCAGAAGAAATTCTACAAAAACTAACGGATACCAATCTTTCTGAGATCGGATTCTTCCGTTTTAAAGAAGATGTTTCACTAGCCGGAATATCGGCTCTTGTTTCCCGAACAGGTTACACAGGAGAAGATGGTTTTGAAATCTATTTAAAGACAGAACATGCTGAAAAACTATGGAGATCTGTACTTGAAGCAGGCGTTGAAGATGGATTGCTTCCTGCAGGACTTGGTGCGCGTGATACGTTACGCTTTGAAGCGAAGCTTGCTCTATACGGTCAAGAACTTACAAAAGAAATTACGCCGATTGAAGCAGGAATCGGATTCGCAGTAAAAACAGATAAAGAAGCAGACTTTATTGGAAAAGAAATATTAGCTGATCAAAAGAAGAATGGCGCACCACGTAAACTAGTTGGTATCGAGATGATAGATAAAGGAATTCCGCGATCCCATTACGAGGTGTTTAAAGGTGATGTGAAGATCGGAGAAGTTACGACGGGAACACAATCGCCAACTTTGAAGAAGAATCTGGGTCTTGCTCTCCTTGAAAAGGATTTCACGGAGCTCGGAACAGAGGTAGAAGTACAGATTCGTCAAAAACGCTTAAAAGCAAAAGTAGTCGCTTCACCATTTTATAAACGAGGAAAATAA
- a CDS encoding shikimate kinase, with translation MNTIYLVGFMGCGKTSVGRELSKRLEVPPYDVDSTVEKDRGQTIKEIFKNEGEEAFRNYESLAIRQLPVQHAVVMTGGGAVVREENLTYMKNNGIVIYLKTSFPVLWNRLMKEEERNKRPILLTSSKEEVQKLFNERSSHYEQSDIEIVTDQLTTEEVCAQILDELSRLNIR, from the coding sequence TTGAACACCATATATTTAGTCGGTTTCATGGGTTGTGGAAAAACATCTGTAGGAAGAGAGCTCTCAAAGCGTTTAGAGGTTCCTCCATATGATGTTGATTCAACAGTTGAAAAAGATCGAGGACAAACCATAAAAGAGATCTTTAAAAATGAAGGGGAAGAGGCGTTCCGTAATTACGAATCTCTTGCCATTCGACAGTTGCCCGTACAACATGCTGTTGTGATGACGGGGGGCGGTGCTGTAGTAAGAGAAGAAAACTTAACGTACATGAAGAACAATGGCATTGTCATCTACTTAAAGACGAGCTTTCCAGTTTTATGGAACAGGTTGATGAAAGAAGAAGAAAGAAACAAGAGGCCGATCCTGTTAACATCTTCAAAAGAAGAAGTTCAGAAACTCTTTAACGAAAGAAGTTCACATTATGAACAAAGTGACATCGAGATCGTCACAGATCAATTAACGACTGAAGAAGTATGCGCTCAAATTTTAGATGAGTTAAGCCGTTTAAACATACGATAA
- a CDS encoding DEAD/DEAH box helicase, with protein sequence MKIDVQFQREWHDDFLKRVEEDGPWANWELYNLALEAEHHLAIPDFLGLQAPDHLPQMTFLPHQLDVATTVIEQMNGKAILADEVGLGKTIEAGLILKEYMIRRLAKKILILVPASLVIQWTNELNQKFFIPAIAQKKAYVWEQCDVVVSSIDTAKRAPHRDIVLNQDYDLVIIDEAHKLKNKKTKNYEFVQLLKKKFCLLLTATPVQNRVEEIFNLVSLLKPGHLGNRENFDKDYKEDKYSLKNEEKLKQLVNKVMVRNRREETGLKWPKRLVQTIPITLSKTERELYDEISQLKKDSYFDRSKFSIVTLQREACSSREAVFLTLKNMLQKDVSNSLMEQRVLELMKKIELVDQNSKALKALELIQSIDSKVIIFTEYRATQLYLQWFLQQHGISSVPFRGGFKRSKKDWMTHLFRTRAQVLIATEAGGEGINLQFCQHIINYDLPWNPMRIEQRIGRIHRIGQQGDVHIYNFATQNTIEEHILNLLYNKINLFESVIGELDEILTKFEIKNIERHIADIMNTSESEGEIRVKMDNLASLINLDGGIKQKGWEEHAAARDTSLS encoded by the coding sequence ATGAAAATCGACGTTCAGTTTCAGCGAGAATGGCATGATGACTTTTTAAAGCGTGTGGAAGAAGATGGACCTTGGGCCAATTGGGAATTATATAATTTAGCTCTTGAAGCAGAACACCACTTAGCAATTCCTGATTTCCTAGGCCTTCAAGCTCCAGATCACCTCCCACAGATGACTTTTTTGCCTCATCAGCTGGACGTTGCGACTACCGTTATTGAACAGATGAACGGAAAAGCAATCTTGGCAGATGAAGTAGGGCTAGGAAAAACAATCGAAGCAGGATTGATTCTAAAAGAGTACATGATACGCCGGCTCGCTAAGAAAATTTTGATCCTCGTTCCAGCTTCACTCGTCATTCAATGGACGAACGAGTTGAATCAGAAGTTCTTTATTCCGGCAATCGCTCAGAAAAAAGCGTATGTATGGGAGCAATGCGATGTAGTCGTGTCTTCCATTGATACTGCAAAACGCGCACCGCATCGAGACATCGTTCTTAATCAAGACTATGATCTTGTTATCATTGATGAGGCACACAAATTAAAGAACAAGAAGACGAAAAACTATGAATTTGTACAGTTATTAAAAAAGAAGTTCTGCTTATTATTAACGGCAACTCCGGTTCAAAACAGAGTTGAGGAGATTTTTAATCTTGTATCTCTATTAAAGCCAGGTCACCTAGGTAACCGAGAGAACTTTGACAAAGATTATAAAGAAGATAAGTATTCACTTAAAAATGAAGAAAAGCTGAAGCAGCTCGTAAATAAAGTGATGGTCCGTAATCGACGAGAAGAGACTGGTCTGAAATGGCCGAAGCGTCTTGTTCAAACCATTCCTATTACATTATCAAAAACAGAACGTGAACTTTACGATGAAATCTCTCAACTTAAAAAAGACTCTTACTTTGACCGAAGTAAATTTTCAATCGTCACCCTGCAGCGTGAAGCATGCAGTTCGCGTGAAGCTGTTTTTCTAACTTTGAAAAATATGCTCCAAAAAGATGTTTCAAACTCTTTAATGGAACAACGAGTCTTAGAGTTGATGAAAAAAATTGAACTCGTCGATCAAAATTCTAAAGCATTAAAAGCGTTAGAGCTGATTCAATCGATCGATTCCAAGGTCATCATTTTTACAGAATACCGCGCGACTCAATTGTATTTACAATGGTTTCTACAGCAGCATGGCATCTCTTCTGTACCGTTCAGAGGAGGATTCAAGCGAAGCAAAAAGGACTGGATGACTCACCTCTTTCGAACACGAGCACAAGTGTTGATCGCAACAGAAGCTGGTGGTGAAGGAATAAATCTGCAGTTCTGTCAGCATATCATCAATTATGATCTACCATGGAACCCCATGAGGATCGAGCAGCGGATCGGACGTATCCACCGCATCGGTCAGCAAGGTGACGTTCATATCTATAACTTCGCCACTCAGAATACGATTGAAGAGCACATCTTAAACTTGCTGTATAACAAGATCAATCTGTTTGAGAGTGTCATTGGGGAACTCGATGAAATCTTAACGAAATTTGAAATCAAGAACATAGAACGCCACATCGCCGACATCATGAATACTTCTGAGAGTGAGGGTGAGATCCGAGTAAAGATGGATAATCTTGCTTCTTTGATCAACCTTGATGGCGGTATCAAGCAGAAAGGGTGGGAAGAGCATGCAGCAGCACGAGATACATCGCTTTCTTGA